Proteins found in one Poecilia reticulata strain Guanapo linkage group LG6, Guppy_female_1.0+MT, whole genome shotgun sequence genomic segment:
- the rassf8a gene encoding ras association domain-containing protein 8: MELKVWVDGVQRVVCGVTEATTCQEVVIALAQAIGRTGRYTLVEKWRDTERHLAPHESPVASLNTWGQYAGDVQLILHRTGPSLTERPPSEGPPLRGPERGLHRQSLPPLAKLRHPNDGSLHRREPRRKSLTFTGAPRSLREILSGGRIGDAEGKRRLLLGNGGIHHHAGPAFSTAPPGLWTCRMEDLVRLVSLQRETLNVLEKKLEAYEAELQAWSEGRGGRGAGCAADLGRGGGLLEEILRLEKHLRKNEVEMEEEEFWATELQIEMESERQLEERLQELRGRLQGCEMEIKEKLTMLKGVEAGLEEEKLQRERQETQWVSEAEARAQVLRVKAELKAQERQAIQLETSCRAVDRSLGQSSKKLQDMQQELEQLTKELRQVNLQQFIQQTGTKVTVLPAEPTEEDCANSSSGSDLAALTGSLKRPVSTQPVSSHLRVLANPLSSGLNPEGIYV, translated from the exons ATGGAGCTGAAGGTCTGGGTGGATGGCGTCCAGAGGGTTGTGTGCGGGGTCACAGAAGCAACCACCTGCCAGGAAGTGGTGATTGCTCTGGCCCAGGCTATAG GTCGCACCGGGAGGTACACTTTAGTTGAGAAATGGCGGGACACAGAGCGCCACTTAGCCCCTCATGAGAGCCCAGTGGCCTCTCTGAACACCTGGGGTCAGTACGCTGGCGACGTTCAGCTAATCCTTCATCGCACGGGGCCCTCGCTCACCGAACGCCCCCCGTCAGAGGGCCCCCCGCTCAGGGGTCCTGAACGCGGCCTCCATCGTCAGAGCCTGCCTCCTCTTGCAAAGCTACGTCACCCCAACGACGGCTCTCTTCACCGCCGTGAACCGCGCCGGAAGTCTCTGACCTTCACCGGTGCGCCTCGGAGCCTGAGGGAGATCCTGAGCGGAGGCCGGATCGGGGATGCCGAGGGGAAGCGGAGGCTCCTCCTGGGAAACGGGGGGATTCACCACCACGCGGGGCCGGCCTTTAGCACGGCTCCCCCGGGCCTGTGGACCTGTCGCATGGAAGATTTGGTCAGACTGGTCAGTCTGCAAAGAGAGACTCTGAACGTGCTGGAGAAGAAGCTGGAGGCGTACGAGGCCGAGCTCCAGGCCTGGTCCGAGGGCCGAGGGGGGCGAGGGGCTGGGTGCGCTGCAGATCTGGGTAGAGGTGGAGGGCTGTTGGAGGAGATCCTGAGGCTTGAGAAGCACCTCAGGAAGAATGAGGTGGAAATGGAAGAGGAAGAGTTTTGGGCCACCGAGCTGCAGATTGAGATGGAGAGCGAGAGGCAGCTGGAGGAACGACTGCAGGAGCTGCGTGGACGACTGCAGGGCTGCGAGatggaaattaaagaaaaactcacAATGTTAAAG GGGGTAGAAGCAggtctggaggaggagaagctgcagagagagCGCCAGGAGACCCAGTGGGTCAGTGAAGCCGAGGCGCGGGCTCAGGTCCTCCGGGTCAAGGCGGAGTTGAAGGCCCAAGAGAGGCAGGCCATCCAGCTGGAGACCAGCTGCAGGGCTGTGGACAGATCACTTGGACAAAGCAGTAAGAAACTGCAG GACATGCAGcaggagctggagcagctgaCCAAGGAGCTGCGGCAGGTCAACCTGCAGCAGTTYATCCAGCAGACTGGAACCAAGGTCACAGTGCTGCCCGCTGAACCGACGGAGGAGGACTGTGCAAACAGCAGCTCTGGCTCAG ATTTGGCGGCGCTGACTGGCTCGCTGAAGCGCCCTGTGTCCACCCAGCCYGTGTCCAGCCACCTCCGCGTCCTCGCCAACCCTCTTAGCTCTGGCCTGAACCCAGAGGGGATCTACGTCTGA